One Heptranchias perlo isolate sHepPer1 chromosome 39, sHepPer1.hap1, whole genome shotgun sequence DNA segment encodes these proteins:
- the LOC137305014 gene encoding cephalotocin receptor 2-like, protein MAAMAVADLMVCMFNVILQNIFRYHFLDSWLSYTYVCRFTAFIQVFSSQLSVWFTVSFTFDRFISICCQKLKLKYCTERTATIVLMIVCALSFLMNIPVYLRYEPYSIIDDIQWGCRTVTGYYSSSAWVAYKWISTLSSLILPFPLLLLLNSLTARHILVASRSRRALKSRNNGDNSSDPEMKNRRTSIILLFAISGSFIVLWTPITIINICVGVTETPTFKGSNSLYLAIGVTLLLMYLSSCTNTYIYALTQRRFREEMKNMVKYPFTVVKLFK, encoded by the coding sequence ATGGCGGCCATGGCAGTAGCAGATCTAATGGTTTGCATGTTTAATGTCATTTTGCAAAATATCTTCAGGTATCATTTTCTAGATTCATGGTTGAGCTACACTTACGTGTGCCGTTTTACTGCTTTTATACAAGTATTTAGCAGCCAactctctgtctggttcacagtatcATTCACGTTTGACCGCTTCAtatccatttgttgtcagaaactaaaattaaaatattgcacagAAAGAACTGCCACTATAGTTTTAATGATCGTGTGTGCGCTCAGCTTTTTGATGAATATTCCTGTTTATCTCCGTTATGAGCCCTACTCTATTATTGACGATATACAGTGGGGGTGCCGTACAGTAACAGGATATTATTCTTCATCCGCATGGGTAGCTTACAAATGGATTAGCACTCTCTcatccctaattctcccattcccTTTGTTATTGCTGTTAAATTCTCTCACGGCCAGGCACATCTTAGTGGCCAGTAGATCTCGCAGAGCCCTGAAGAGCCGCAACAACGGGGATAACAGCAGTGATCCCGAGATGAAGAACCGAAGAACATCCATCATTCTGCTCTTCGCTATCTCGGGCAGTTTTATTGTGTTGTGGACGCCGATTACTATAATAAACATCTGTGTCGGTGTGACGGAGACACCTACTTTCAAAGGTTCAAACTCACTTTATTTGGCAATTGGAGTCACACTTCTGCTGATGTATTTGAGCTCCTGCACGAACACATACATTTATGCATTGACCCAGAGGAGATTCCGTGAGGAGATGAAGAATATGGTGAAATATCCATTTACTGTCGTTAAGTTATTTAAATAA